TAATCCCTTACTacgaaaaagaaataaaaatgggctCAACATGTCACCTTGCCCAAGTCCCGAAGAAGTGGAGATTTGCCCTCTTTTTACACCATTCAGAACCACTAAGTACTTGACAAACTTTACACATCGCATTACCAACTTGACCAATGTCTCACCAAAGCCCATCTTAAGCGCTATCTTCACAACCAAGTGCCACTCCACTCTATCATATGCCTTCATTATATCCAGTTTCAACGCAAAGAATCCTTTCCGTCCACCCTTTTTCTTCTTGAAAGAATGCAACAATTTGAAAGCCACTATTACATTATCTGTAACCAACCTCCACTGTACAGATACATTTTACACCTCATCAATACAATGCAACATGATCATCTGCAATCTATGAAAAATTACtttggaaattattttaaataagacATTACAATGGCTAATCGGTCTAAAATGCATCATATTAACAAGATTAGGTTGCTTTGGAATAAGCATTATATTATAATTGATCTCTGCCAAAGACCCATCATTATTCAATATATTAAGGCAATACTTACAAACATTTGTACCAACTATATGCCAAACGTTTTGGTAAAAAAGAGTTGACATCTACCCCCGGTGCCTTCGTAGGGTGCATACTACGAATTGTTGCCATTATCTCCTCCCCCGTAAATCTTGATCTCAAGAACTCATTCAAGCCATTAGTAACATGAATCAAAATACTTGAAAGGAGCCTCTTATTATCTCCTCTACCTTGTGAAGTGGACAACTTCGAAAAATACTGATAGGCAATTTTTTCAATCCCTTCATCTCCAACCATCATCCGACCATCCCCATCCTTAAGTCCATCAATAGATTTCACCTTTCTGCTTTGAGAAGCAAACCTATAAAAAACATGTATTTTGATCACCATTTCTCAACCAATTGGCATTTGCCTATTACTCTCAATACCTCTCTCATTTATCAATCTCCAAATTTAATTGTCTCTTCGTGATGACTAATTCTTCCAGCACCTCATCAGCTAGAGACTTACTATTTAGTTCATCTAACTGATGCTGTAATTTACTCATGGTCATCCTCGAAAATCGCCTCACCTCCTTTGCCCACCTCATTAACACAAACCCTCCGAATCAATCTATAGCTGTTAGACCTCCTCCTCACATGACTTCTCAAGTATCCAAGCTGCTTCAAATTTAAAGCTACGATACATATTCTCTTGCCTCTCAACCAAACTGCAAGTGTTAAGTAATAGTGGGCAGTGATCAGATATCGATTGCATATAATGTTTAAGGCTATAATTCAGAAATAAATCTCGGCACACCGTTATTGCTACCCCTTCTATCAAGCTTTTCCGAATGTTACTTTGAGACAATTTTCCATGCTTTCACATAAACCATTGGCCTGTGTCCCACATCTAAGAGATCAGTCATCAAGAGCAAACCTAAAAGCTTCCATACTCCTCTCATCTTTTAATCTCCCATTTTGCTTCTCATAAGAATACACTGTCACATTGAAATCACCCATAAGTAACCGTGGTTCAGTGCTCTCCACTGAAAGTCTTCATAGTAAATTCCATGATTGATGCCTTAAATTTTCCATTGGATGCCCGTAAAAACTAGTAAACTGCCAGCTGTTATCCTCTATGTCACCCTCCACCATCACatctgtaataccccgaaaattattacagtaagaaagtaagataatatccttgatatagtaaaataagaaaataaagtgataaaagggtaatattgagttatgtcaacattgggaagtatattatgacatattaattcaagaaaggattaaattgtaaaagtgagaaaagttttgttgcccaagagtaaatactcaaaatttgaggggttaaagtgtaaataaaaaaatttgaagaccaatagtgtaaatatttaagggtggaataatctagaaactaagggaaatggatgaattaggaccaaattgaaaatgtgaagaattttgagggactaaattgcaattttaccaaattaagtgatgactcaatgatggaatttcaaaagattataaagggtaaaatggtcaaatagagagagaattctagaaggtaatggtgatgtttgtgatatttttaattaattaattagataattgttatttaattaatattttattaagatttttaatattattttattattagatgattaatataaaagggaggagatatgatgaaaaatcatcatctttccatgcaaccaacgttagaagagaagagaagaaagaaagttttactttctttacaatttggtcctttcaccaaaaattcactattttcacctaaaaatcaaaagaatttccatagcttccaagagagaaaaataataaggagacaatggggagctagaatgtcaagttagattcaagaaatagaagctggaggagagagaaaatcaagttaaagattgaaatcaatagcataaggtaagaacatcaagatttcaatatatttttaagtttgttattgttgagaaagtatggaaatgatgttatagtagagttttattaaataaagtcttatgttcttaatatattagtgaagggaaataagtgaaaatgatggaaaatattatagagaaagggaataagggagttataaatttagcaatcaacatcttgcactaaaacaattttggacagcagcagtaggttaaatttgaaaaatcaccataaattgtggaaatcgaattagagaatgaaaaaaaatagaattaaaacttattaagtctagtttcccataaaagaaatggtgtaagtaatggaattgtaaatcatgagatataataaattttgtgagacaagttcagaatgaatttgggttcctctgttctgactttgtaaaatcataaaaattttaataaaaataattataggcttaaatttatatgtttaaaatcctgaatgagtctatttttaatataaacaaacggaaacatcatccaaattctgtacaaagagataattaatttttagtgaagaggggtcaaaattgtcaaacagtgaaataagggaaactttaaagaataaactgtacttattggctaaaccaaaaattctgaaaattttatggtaagaagatatgtgagtctagtttcatagtaATTTAGAggatcttaattcggagttccatagctcaagatataaataatttagtggctatcactcaagtggacagctttgaattaatatataaataaatgatggaattatagataatgttacatataagcatattatacattatggatgtggaatggagaggaggaggaggaagaaaataaatgattattcaactagcatgagttttcattaaaaatggccaatttgcatgttttaggtttaagaactaaattgaataaaagtaatattttaagggtaaattggtaaaaatgtcaaaaagtgaccaaattgcatgaaatgaattgttttattatttaaattaataaattgaatgaaatattaatttagatcatgattgggtggaaattcgaggaaaatagaaaattatcaaaatgttcttgaatttttggtatttctgcaatttagtctggtaagttcgtgtaacttgaattatattcttaaatgcttgaaatgtatgttattgatgtgaatatgatttgaatgttcattgtatgaaactTGATGAagcattgatatatttgataaaaaggggaataatgcattgaatggatatatgaatgtttatcacactatccattaattctatcggtaattttggatgttttgattctagttataatgacatgtatgaatTAAATTGGCCAAcattagctcattaatgttttgattttgattgattttaagtatgaatgcttgatgaaatgaaatgtctgtaaattaatttgtaaactccggtaatgctctataatccATGTTTTCGTCCCTTCTAAGATCACTTGTTTTCATTCCTCCCATATTCAATCCTAATTTTGCATTAACTTCTCTAAAATCAACATTTCTGAAAAGACCCTATATATTCATTTACTCACCCTCCTCCTCCTCCTTACCGAATGCCTTTCCCAAATCACTAAGTTGTGGACCTTTCCCCTCTTCATGTAACCAACTTGACGCTACCATTACTCATTTTGCAATTGCTTTAATTAAAAGATCCCATTCAAAcaccatttctttttttcgtgAACAATCTTCACTAGGCAAAATCTCTTCGAATGCCCCAACCATTCACACAGGAAACAAAACGCTAAAAATCTTTCATATTGGAATCGAGCAAATATGAAGCTTTTGTTACCCAAAACAatattcttccttctcttcagcATATTCCTCACATCAATCTGTACCCTAATTCTCATGTAGCTTCGATAGCCCATATTTATGGATTTAGCGTCATAATCTAAAAATTGCCTAAGGAAATCACCAAACCATTTTTCCATCACCTCGGACATTAAACCCATCAAAAGATCATGAACCTGGATCTAAATCCACCCAAAACAACGGATCTTCCCCTACCTTTAATTTGTGGGAAAtcaacaaataattattaaacgtCCAAGGGCTTCCTTCCAAAAACCTATCCATGTTAATCTCAAAATAGAgcttgaaaaaaaaacttatttcccCCCAGATTTGTAATCATCACTCCCCCAAAAGGATGTCATAAATTAGTTAGGGTTGTACGCATAGCCTGAAATTTCACAACACTTGCAGTTAGGAAATTGCCCACTACACTCAAATTTCCCCCTCCTCCTCCGATCCCTCTTCCAAATCGATATGTCGAGTCTCATCTTCTCCACTAAAAAATAGACAGTGTCGCTATCTCTTCCTCTATTTCGCTGTCCCCGCCTCCAATCTTGTCCTTGAACCTTTCGCTGCGCAAAGGAACCGCTGAACAAAAAAACCTACTTTGGCTAAAATTATGCTATTAAAAGCAGACTCgagatatattatttttaaacatacatttgTGTTCTATATTTATAGTTTCCACTATATCAATAAGGAattcaactttttacattttacgaATCTATATTATAGTAAAATTTTTATATCTCAAGTCACAGTAGACTGATTTGATAGAAAAGTGATTTAGAAttactttttaaacaaataagagttataatgatattttatgtgaaaggtttaaaaaataaataaaactcactgcttcaaaataataaaaataaataaatgccaACCAATCGAACTTGAAATTGATAAGGATTTATAAATAAGTAATTTAACACTTTACCTACAATGTAATTATTGaatactttttttataaatatatttttaacattttacaatttacaatttaatctaacatataaaagaaaaaaaatgtctaGTTTTTTAAGAAAGAAATTGGACAAGTTTTTTAATCTAATTTCTTTAATGAAACCCATCataatgaaattaataaaaaaaaaaactgacaCGTATCAGAAGAGTTGTACATATATCAGAGAAagggtaaaaaaaattagattttgaatatattagttaaaatttagttttagtCTTTTTAATACACTCAAATTTGTAGTACTTTAATTTAGTGTAAAACTGGAaactgattttaatatttttaaaaaatcatatgaactatTTTGACTGAAACCAAAATTTGACAAATGTATTCAAAATCTAAATTTCTTCTATCCTTTCTCCGCTATCTTTAAGTTGTTTTGATTTCCTGAATATTTCAAAACCTTGATTTGCTTTTCCTAATCAACTCttctttttcttatatatatcTGGAAAAAATATTGGTCATTCATGGTATTTTAGCATTTATATTATGAGTCAAGCATTTGatctcttttattaaaaaatatgtaaattaatttatacaataattaaaaaacaaattaattctTTGCATGTCGACATGAGATACATACAACATGTCACATAcgttaatttttaacagtaaagataaataaaatttttaattaaaagattATAATGACGAATCGactttttatgattattaaaaaACAATACAATCTGACTCTAAACTCGTTACTTCCTAAAAGAGTTACAAATTCTGCACGTGGTTTTTTTCTAATTCGGATAGAGATATAGGGTAAACATATCTTAAAACCTACACATAAAGCCAACTTTTATACCATTTAAGAAGAAATTAaggatttaatattttattattatataatttacaaCATTATAATAGTTTTAACTCAAAGCGCCAAGTTAAATTCTGAAAtcatcatttttaatatttttttatacaatgcctacTTTTATCCATagactaaaaaaaaaaacatgcattaaCGCACTCGAATTTACTTCCACCTGCATTCATTTTAGATATCATGCAAGAAAAAGGGTATATCAAAACAGGGTGGCGGGTATTCTTCACATCTTGCTAATACATGGGTGCAGTTTAACCATGAAAAGCAGGAGAGGCGTGTATGGTAAACAAGAAATGCTTgtcatcaaaacatgaaaaaatttcatttaacaagaaatgtatgtatatataaaataaattataaaaaaaaatggaagtAAAACACAAGACATACCACCTGCTGATGCTTTCACAGAAATCCCTAAAATTTCAGTTTAAGAATTGAGACTATACATGATGGGCTTACTGCTTTCCTTGAATAAAAAGAACCCAAAAAATTGACAGTGAGAAGAGATACGAGTCGCGAGAAGCCGACAGGTTCTCCATCTTCGTCAGACTGGAATGTTCCAGTGATCATAATATCGAGCAACCAACATATGactttttcttcttaatttttttcGGAGGCTGGAGCACTACCTTAATCGCTGAATCAAAGACTGCCTTCACATTCTGCAGTAAAGCAGTCACACAAAATCTCATGGGAAATAAAAAAACAGAGACTTCCACAGGTTTTCGGTTAACAAAATATGAAGAAAGTATATAGAGAATATGTAACCTGCTGTGTTTTTGAACTACATTCGACGTAGGAAGGGGATTCTATCTGTTTCCTTAATTCCTCTCCCTCAAGAAAAAGCAATGCAACAcagatattttaaataaatgagaCACATTCCAcaccataaaaaagaaagaagaaacaaaaaagaatcaATATCGTTTAAATATGTACCTGATCTGCGGATATAGGCGTTGAACCTGGATGGTCTATAAAGAATTGTTCATCATCCCGAAGATCTGCAGCCAGAGAAAACAAGAGAACGTTTGACGAAACAAAATGAATTTCATCAACATTGGTATAAAAGGATACTCTATGTGGCAATGACATGTGGACTTCAAGTCCATTGGCACTATGTCCAAGGTTCAAACCTGGTGCTCCAACCCATCCCatccataaatatataatttgtatGCTTGTTTCGATACTCTATTAATTTGAGAAAGTTTTCAAACCAAATGCAATTCACAAACAAGACttaaatcatgtaaaagaatACCGTTGTCCTGGGAATAAGAACCATACCAAGCTTAGTTCCAACAAGTACTATTGGAACACCAGGTGCGTAATGCTTTAATTCAGGAATCCACTGAAATGGAGAGAATGAAACACACATGAAAATCAGGCACATGCATTACAGATATACTGCACCAAATTATTATCTAAAAAGAGAAGATATTTGATGTTTAAACCTTCTTGGCAACGTTTTCATAACTGGCCTTGCTGATGAGAGAAAATGCAAGAATAAATACATCAGCCCCACGATAGCTCAGTGGTCTTAATCTATTGTAATCCTCCTGACCTGTTTCAAGACCATGATTTCAGACCCAAAAGCAAGAAATAAAACAAACTTAATAATAGAAGAGGAATTTCAGAAACTAATTTTCCAAATTACCGGCAGTATCCCATAAACCTAAGTTGACAGTGTTACCATCCACAACAACATTTGCACTGAAATTGTCGAAAACAGTCGGCACATAGTCCTGTTACCATAACAatgtaaaaccaaaaaaaaaaaaagttagcaGAATCAGTACCAAAATAAGCTAACCCTCACAAAAGAGCACAAAGCCCCAATCTTGGTTTAAATTTACTGCGACAAGATGTGGTTGCACCTGATCTGCTTACATTGTGAGGCATTAAAACAAAACTTAACAGCATTTATAAAAGACAGCATAATTTTCCGAGGAAATTCAAAGTTGCAAATACAGAACCAAGCTCACACAAACGTTAAAGAATTCTTCTTTCACTTATTCGAAAACAATAAATACACAGACACACACACATGTTCAGCTAATATTAAAACCGCAGATAAATCATGAGATCATGCAACGAAGATGAGGAAAATGCAGGAAAGAGGCTGACCGTAGGAAAAGTATTACTGGTGTAGGAAATCAGCAAGCAAGTCTTGCCGACGGCGCCGTCGCCGACGGTTACACATTTTATGAATCTGGAGGCGCTCATTTCCCTTCGCCGCCGTACGGAAAACCGCCTAAAGCCTGCTTTACCCCTCTCtccgatatatatatatatagttttccTCCAAAAAAATGATATTCTCAGATATGGTTGACggtgttgttgttgttgttggagTTAAGCAAAGAATGAGGATCCATAGGCCTCATCATTTGTCTCCACGAGGCAAACCCTAAGGAGCAGAAAGATTGgagagaaaaatgcaaagttaaAACGAGAGAGAAAATGTGGAGAAAGAAAAGGGGGGAAATGTGGCAAAATGAATGGAAGGAAATTTGGAGGAATTTAGAATAAATCACAAATGACGATTGCGGTTTAAGCGTAAGCCTCTATTAACAACTCCCTTACTATTAATATCATCCTTTTCACATTCCAATGATATCGTCGTCGtcgtcctcctcctcctcctcctcatcatcatcatcatccaataattaaacaaaattagaTCATTTGTTAATTTAGACGAATGGATCAATCATTCGCATGATTCAGGTTGATCATTCATATAgtacttgttttttttatttatcattataatattaataataataataaaatttaaattcagtaacataaattttatccatttttccAAACTCATGTTAACACCAAATTTGAGTAAATCACGCGGGAATATTTCCTTCTCCTTCTTTTCATCATCGTCTCATCGCGGATGCTCTTTGAAAAGATAAACAGTTGACTATAAAAATATACTCTATTCTCATGAGTGAATATCAAACTTCAAGTACatggttaaaaaaataaatcgagCAATCACACTACACCTCATTTATAAAAAGCTCTAGCTGATAAATTTCCTTTGTATGGGGTGAATTTGCCTCCGATGAGATTAAAGAAAATGATGTAGTGTGCGTTTAGATTCAACAGCAACTGTAGTAAtgaagtgaaaatgaaaaatgactattaagaatattatattaaaaatataatataatataagttttagaatattttacttttttgaaattattaaaagtgcgtgaaattataattttatttaataaaataataatgtgtatcataatatttttataaacattttaattatttgttttatatttattttaaattatttattatattaaatgataaatattatttatttctatagttaattcatttctttaaaaatgacaagtattatttttaaaaataatataataacacCATACTTTTGTCTAAAAAGATTCATCCTtcgataaatttttaaagaatttacttggattttttaaaatacaagaaaatatattaatattggaaattggaaattataattttattaataaaactatatgtataaaatatttttgaacttttttgattgatataattatttattatttattatttatttaaataattatttagctTAATCCTAATGTATTGATAATGATTTTATAAGTACTTAACGatatttaacctataaatttttttagtattaacatataaaaatttacgTTAAAAAAacctatgaaattttattaatgtcatttatatgttcatataaagtttttaactaatgtatttttattatatattttttttgtaatttaaattaaaaacgcACTTCAATATGAGCAATTACAAAAGAAGCTAATAACCTTCAGCATCGAAAAACATTATAAAAGCAGGGATAATTTTGACAgagaaaattttttttctaaacccacttCACCCAATTACACTTCAACTTAGATAAAAAATGTTGAACTCGAGGATCACCGTGTCTTCCATGATTGGACCCAAAGCTTTAGGGTTAGACGACTGGGAATTCTCGTCGTCTCCATCAGTGCATTGCCATTTCTCTGGTGTCAAATGCGACGAGGATCACCGTGTTGTTGCTCTGAATGTGTCGTTTACTCCCTTCTACGGCACCATATCTTCCGAGATAGGGCTTCTGAACAAGCTCGTGAACCTTACCATTTCTAAGGTTGAACTTACGGGGAATATTCCTACGGATATGAGGAATTTGACTTCTCTCAAGACATTCAACATCTCCAATAACTATTTCCGGGGGAGTTTCCCTGGTGAAATTCTTACAGGTATGACCCAACCTGAGATTCTCGATGCTTATAACAATAACTTCACCGGCCTTCTCCCCGTTGAACTCGCCAACCTGAAACATCTGTCTTTCGGAGGCAACTATTTCACGGGAGAGGTCCCCGACAAGTACTCCGACATCCAGAGCTTGGAATTCTTGGGTCTAAATGCCAATGATTGAACTGGGAAAATCCCTGCCTTCTTGGGTCATTTAAAAAACCTTAAAAGCTTGTTCCTCGGATATTCCAACGCCTTCCATGGAGGAATCCCACCTGAGTTTGGGTCCTTAACTCAACTCAACTCAAATCCCTCGACATGgcaagctgtaacctaaccggtGAGGTTCCCGAGAGTTTGGGTAATTTGAAACGCTTGCGTACATTGTTCCTTCAACAGAACTCCCTCACTGGTCGGATCCCTTCCCAACTCGCTGGTTTAACTAGCTTGAAGGATCTTGATCTTTCCTTGAATGAACTAACGGGGGAGATACCAGAGAGTTTCTCTGCCTTGCagtgttgcggaagcgacgataatattaataacaatattatcagaaatatttagataattgttatgccaacaattatactaagaaaattcccagttaaattggaggggtcacaaatggtcccgcttaaaacccaacaactagacagaactcacttagatatttatagcaataataactaaataaatataaccaacataaagctattaaatataagcaaacaaataagaaataaaataccagagttttaacgaggttcggccaatttagcttacgtcctcggacactaccaaattaatatttccgctagaaatattacaaaagaGAATTTTTTGGGATGATAAAACCTAAGGGGGAAGGtatctatatataacaaaccaaaccccctccctttctatcttttcctaatgtgggatattgccaatattcaacaaatctccaccttggcgatattccacatcttcgaacatcttctcataacacaaacttcaatagtgtcttcaaatttgcgcCAACGACGCCATATCAAATGTATCGGACATTGATCAAGTCTAAACAATGTTCAAACTTGGCCCTTGTAACCACCTTAGTCagcatatctgcaggattctccGTAGTGTGAATCTTTTGGAGAAGTATCTCCTCTTCTTCGAgaatttcccgcacaaagtgatagcAAACGTCTATGTGCTTCGTTCGTGCATGaaagacttgattctttgctaaatgaatagcactctgactgtcagaATATACCTTAAGTTGTTTAT
The genomic region above belongs to Gossypium hirsutum isolate 1008001.06 chromosome D05, Gossypium_hirsutum_v2.1, whole genome shotgun sequence and contains:
- the LOC107897048 gene encoding rac-like GTP-binding protein ARAC5; this translates as MSASRFIKCVTVGDGAVGKTCLLISYTSNTFPTDYVPTVFDNFSANVVVDGNTVNLGLWDTAGQEDYNRLRPLSYRGADVFILAFSLISKASYENVAKKWIPELKHYAPGVPIVLVGTKLDLRDDEQFFIDHPGSTPISADQGEELRKQIESPSYVECSSKTQQNVKAVFDSAIKVVLQPPKKIKKKKSYVGCSIL